A part of Aegilops tauschii subsp. strangulata cultivar AL8/78 chromosome 2, Aet v6.0, whole genome shotgun sequence genomic DNA contains:
- the LOC109761838 gene encoding uncharacterized protein isoform X1: protein MPSLLSPFAAGDCSADKFDPDYLYFLRHLRTEGSSYVLELPPGGASPAPVIRYESPIAISDGECVSDPSPGGASANRRAEERDSSVETPPSWIDSIVDIDEDYRIFLHHTCVVNNRLKLQMGGVVVDYEPDPDAAQSGGSSGVEEQSEKDAAVASSEGEEQVVDSDVPVVIMPEPNAYDWRADPAPRQRMQGQEDIGHKDAQPRVASSHRSGAIWPPHINRRPDSDFKRRLMDALQKPFSRKEYIKLFDMASIRTPLVKLRQVRNDAKFYPTEEMGNSYFDHYPDLVEQVTNTSFSKGLALMRGFFFWLQNSAHEDQFRPWTDDLKDQDVIPLMDLDYPLP, encoded by the exons ATGCCCTCCCTCCTCTCCCCCTTCGCCGCCGGCGACTGCTCCGCCGATAAGTTCGACCCCGACTACCTCTACTTCCTCCGCCACCTTCGCACCGAAGGCAGCTCCTATGTCCTCGAGCTCCCGCCCGGCGGCGCCTCCCCTGCCCCCGTCATCAGGTACGAGTCCCCCATCGCCATCTCCGACGGCGAATGCGTCTCGGACCCCTCCCCGGGCGGCGCAAGCGCCAACCGCCGGGCGGAAGAGAGGGACTCGTCGGTGGAGACGCCCCCCTCGTGGATCGACTCCATCGTCGACATCGACGAGGATTACCGCATTTTCCTGCACCACACGTGCGTGGTGAATAACCGCCTGAAGCTCCAGATGGGGGGCGTCGTTGTGGACTACGAGCCGGACCCGGACGCCGCGCAATCTGGAGGCAGCAGCGGGGTCGAGGAGCAATCGGAGAAAGACGCGGCCGTTGCTTCCTCGGAGGGAGAGGAGCAGGTGGTCGACTCAGATGTGCCGGTTGTAATTATGCCGGAGCCGAACGCCTACGACTGGCGTGCGGATCCAGCCCCTCGTCAAAGGATGCAGGGTCAGGAAGATATTGGGCACAAGGATGCTCAGCCTCGCGTTGCTTCG TCACATAGATCAGGTGCTATATGGCCCCCACATATCAACCGTAGGCCAGATTCAGACTTCAAGCGAAGATTGATGGATGCTCTTCAGAAGCCATTTAGCCGGAAAGAATATATTAAGCTGTTTGACATGGCTTCTATTCGTACTCCTTTAGTGAAGTTGCGACAGGTGCGCAATGATGCAAAATTCTACCCTACCGAGGAGATGGGCAATTCGTATTTTGATCATTACCCAG ATCTCGTCGAACAAGTTACAAACACTAGCTTTTCCAAGGGTTTAGCTCTGATgcgtggatttttcttctggTTACAG AATAGTGCACACGAGGATCAATTCAGGCCATGGACAGATGATCTGAAAGATCAAGATGTTATTCCATTGATGGACTTAGATTACCCATTGCCTTAG
- the LOC109761838 gene encoding uncharacterized protein isoform X2, with translation MPSLLSPFAAGDCSADKFDPDYLYFLRHLRTEGSSYVLELPPGGASPAPVIRYESPIAISDGECVSDPSPGGASANRRAEERDSSVETPPSWIDSIVDIDEDYRIFLHHTCVVNNRLKLQMGGVVVDYEPDPDAAQSGGSSGVEEQSEKDAAVASSEGEEQVVDSDVPVVIMPEPNAYDWRADPAPRQRMQGQEDIGHKDAQPRVASSHRSGAIWPPHINRRPDSDFKRRLMDALQKPFSRKEYIKLFDMASIRTPLVKLRQVRNDAKFYPTEEMGNSYFDHYPDLVEQVTNTSFSKGLALMRGFFFWLQCTRGSIQAMDR, from the exons ATGCCCTCCCTCCTCTCCCCCTTCGCCGCCGGCGACTGCTCCGCCGATAAGTTCGACCCCGACTACCTCTACTTCCTCCGCCACCTTCGCACCGAAGGCAGCTCCTATGTCCTCGAGCTCCCGCCCGGCGGCGCCTCCCCTGCCCCCGTCATCAGGTACGAGTCCCCCATCGCCATCTCCGACGGCGAATGCGTCTCGGACCCCTCCCCGGGCGGCGCAAGCGCCAACCGCCGGGCGGAAGAGAGGGACTCGTCGGTGGAGACGCCCCCCTCGTGGATCGACTCCATCGTCGACATCGACGAGGATTACCGCATTTTCCTGCACCACACGTGCGTGGTGAATAACCGCCTGAAGCTCCAGATGGGGGGCGTCGTTGTGGACTACGAGCCGGACCCGGACGCCGCGCAATCTGGAGGCAGCAGCGGGGTCGAGGAGCAATCGGAGAAAGACGCGGCCGTTGCTTCCTCGGAGGGAGAGGAGCAGGTGGTCGACTCAGATGTGCCGGTTGTAATTATGCCGGAGCCGAACGCCTACGACTGGCGTGCGGATCCAGCCCCTCGTCAAAGGATGCAGGGTCAGGAAGATATTGGGCACAAGGATGCTCAGCCTCGCGTTGCTTCG TCACATAGATCAGGTGCTATATGGCCCCCACATATCAACCGTAGGCCAGATTCAGACTTCAAGCGAAGATTGATGGATGCTCTTCAGAAGCCATTTAGCCGGAAAGAATATATTAAGCTGTTTGACATGGCTTCTATTCGTACTCCTTTAGTGAAGTTGCGACAGGTGCGCAATGATGCAAAATTCTACCCTACCGAGGAGATGGGCAATTCGTATTTTGATCATTACCCAG ATCTCGTCGAACAAGTTACAAACACTAGCTTTTCCAAGGGTTTAGCTCTGATgcgtggatttttcttctggTTACAG TGCACACGAGGATCAATTCAGGCCATGGACAGATGA